One window from the genome of Entelurus aequoreus isolate RoL-2023_Sb linkage group LG04, RoL_Eaeq_v1.1, whole genome shotgun sequence encodes:
- the LOC133648913 gene encoding centrosome and spindle pole associated protein 1-like isoform X1: MMELDDELENFIRERKARVAQDRASLEEDAPYMEIRAKPHRSYRSTLKENIPPKLTIQEKEEIYSVGLPLGVEYDKKKKRLQHERRMEYRSYMAQQKLLEKKTSDVLKQQTPSWRDAAALTEARRDSYRPPSPSEVTIPSFPEEPSLEPPRHKDKHYEPIDLESEEDRHFKVKLTGSRSRRQQGLDASYEKTQSTRNDRRENEEMPSGFARQGRRSNALKKTDDAEFATGLLIGAIDTAEAVQKKKDRYRQELQEQIAEQKRNKMREKKLELRVAVTRANDPENQHQVEQFGLNKRRDLNFLQPSALGERESSSRCLSNKDKTGSGGRLTPPPDQPRLAFQSPVMEGSSTMDLVEGGMSSNSQPATFFQRAMDTPRIPWVLPHPPLNVMDPSRGNYGEPHHYYRNMVDPNIAYYGHLPYPAMGLPMVYYNIPPGGAVPSHLGDGRPHSGNRLPELPPQSNTKPVNTTAQAGLSPYTTIPPGGAVLSQFGDMRPHSGSRLAQPPQQSKTEPGTSAPLTGLFPPESSRSTKKTNLDYLEGLHKQGDARKGDSRLFNKIQEQQERKRVEREEQERYEAKLKDDMRRHQPWGRGGGGAPLRDSTGHLIADLSQMHKLNEEAKSHPDRRRAAVMTANNRVSGTVPESSCTDTSDRLPGFTHVQTPQLVVGNMFDNQLTQEQFTQQQLRDNEKYKAELKLQIEEKQRKQAEEREQIRLEEEKLDKKVAEDMARIQRDYEEEQEKKKQKEMEVKARVEKQHLLAEQKRKEIESKKAEEKKEAESKKADEKKKAAQEKQCEQEREAQIEMVHRELPPSKSTLERKQQCSSRPPTIESRQSTAPLSEQSVSIPHSPPACRNELRSAAEQREVYSKLSALRQQLHRRLKRMEPEVNLQYEDWDEMDSLFARRQAHQQVDVFEMASRRPQAPVRRHNSRKLQPSTLLQIHDLLQLDHSGDELLNFCVCDSDGESRLSSTEVQREKTGGVISRSRWDDMEPRQRSTHQDDCLDISPPDQNHYLGSEMGRLPRGSLLESESAFLATLGEDFPVPSSPDVNMTHQPSARERRRLTRRCPYPQEEESSYDNPFHISSRKQRVAESSIEEKDQDRIFDLKDPICRGNTAGTVYLSDDDSLPPPFCPLTHNRQSSVESFSTDPWMRPGTSETLKCLERPLRREPLTTQETVR; encoded by the exons CAAAAGCTGCTTGAAAAGAAGACAAGCGATGTTCTCAAACAGCAAACACCTTCATGGAGGGATGCAGCCGCTTTGACAGAAGCCAGAAGGGACTCTTATAGGCCTCCTTCCCCTTCTGAGGTCACGATCCCCTCCTTTCCTGAAGAGCCATCCTTGGAACCTCCCAGACACAAAGACAAGCATTATGAGCCCATTGACCTAGAATCAGAGGAGGATCGGCATTTTAAGGTGAAGCTAACAGGCTCCAGGAGTAGGAGGCAACAAGGTTTGGATGCCAGTTATGAGAAGACCCAATCTACAAGGAATGATAGAAG GGAGAATGAAGAGATGCCTTCGGGTTTTGCCAGACAAGGCCGGAGATCAAACGCCCTGAAGAAAACTGATGACGCTGAATTTGCTACCGGCCTTCTAATCG GAGCCATTGATACAGCTGAAGCCGTGCAGAAGAAGAAGGACCGCTACAGGCAGGAGCTGCAAGAACAGATAGCCGAGCAGAAAAGAAACAAGATGAG AGAGAAAAAATTGGAGCTAAGAGTTGCTGTAACGAGGGCAAACGATCCAGAGAATCAG CACCAAGTTGAGCAGTTTGGACTGAACAAGAGAAGGGACCTTAACTTCCTGCAGCCTTCAGCGTTGGGAGAGAGAGAATCTTCATCCAGATGTTTATCTAATAAAGACAAAACTGGCAGTGGTGGCAGGCTGACGCCTCCACCCGATCAACCCCGTTTGGCTTTTCAGTCTCCAGTGATGGAGGGCAGCTCCACCATGGACCTGGTGGAAGGTGGAATGTCTTCTAATAGCCAGCCTGCTACCTTCTTCCAAAGAGCTATGGATACTCCAAG AATTCCCTGGGTGCTTCCTCACCCTCCTCTTAATGTCATGGACCCCTCCCGAGGCAACTATGGCGAGCCTCATCACTActatagaaacatggttgacccAAACATTGCCTACT ATGGTCATTTGCCTTACCCTGCTATGGGTCTTCCCATGGTTTACTACAACATACCACCAGGAGGAGCTGTGCCCAGTCATTTGGGTGATGGGAGACCCCATAGTGGAAACAGGCTTCCTGAGCTCCCACCACA GTCCAATACTAAGCCTGTTAATACAACCGCCCAGGCTGGGCTTTCCCCTTATACCACCATACCACCAGGAGGCGCTGTGCTCAGTCAATTTGGTGATATGAGGCCCCACAGTGGAAGCAGGCTTGCTCAGCCTCCACAGCA GTCCAAGACTGAGCCGGGTACTTCGGCCCCCCTTACTGGGCTTTTTCCCCCAGAGAGTTCCCGATCAACCAAGAAAACAAATTTGGACTACTTAGAGGGCCTACACAAACAG GGCGATGCCAGGAAAGGGGACAGCCGGCTTTTCAACAAG ATTCAAGAGCAGCAGGAGCGAAAGCGTGTGGAGAGGGAGGAGCAGGAGCGTTACGAGGCAAAATTGAAGGACGACATGAGAAGACATCAACCTTGGGGTCGAGGTGGAGGCGGAGCCCCACTCAGAGACAGTACAGGACATTTAATTG CTGACCTTAGCCAGATGCACAAGCTGAATGAAGAGGCCAAGAGCCACCCAGATCGAAGGAGAGCAGCTGTGATGACAGCCAACAACAGGGTCTCTGGTACTGTACCAGAGAGCAGTTGCACTGACACTAGTGACCGGCTCCCTG gcTTCACCCATGTCCAAACGCCCCAGTTGGTAGTGGGCAATATGTTTGACAACCAGCTCACACAGGAGCAGTTCACACAGCAGCAGCTCCGTGACAACGAGAAGTACAAAGCTGAACTCAAACTGCAG ATAGAGGAGAAGCAGCGTAAACAGGCAGAGGAAAGGGAACAGATCAGGCTGGAGGAAGAAAAGTTAGATAAGAAGGTGGCAGAGGACATGGCTCGCATCCAGAGAGACTACGAAGAAGAACAAGAGAAGAAGAAACAAAAGGAGATGGAG GTTAAGGCCAGAGTCGAGAAACAACATCTGCTGGCAGAACAGAAACGGAAGGAAATAGAAAGTAAGAAGGCAGAGGAGAAGAAAGAAGCAGAAAGTAAAAAGGCAGACGAAAAGAAGAAAGCAGCACAGGAGAAGCAGTGTGAACAAGAGAGGGAAGCCCAAATAGAAATG GTTCACAGGGAATTGCCCCCATCAAAGTCCACCTTGGAGAGGAAACAGCAGTGCAGCTCTAGGCCTCCCACCATTGAGAGCCGACAATCCACTGCTCCGCTTTCT GAACAATCTGTGTCTATCCCCCATTCTCCACCTGCTTGTAGGAATGAACTTCGATCTGCAG CTGAGCAACGGGAGGTGTACAGCAAATTGTCAGCATTGCGTCAGCAGCTTCACCGTAGGCTAAAACGAATGGAGCCAGAAGTCAATCTACAATATGAAGATTGGGATGAAATGGACTCCCTTTTTGCTCGAAG ACAAGCGCACCAGCAAGTGGATGTGTTTGAAATGGCCAGCCGGCGGCCCCAGGCTCCAGTTCGAAGGCACAACTCCAGGAAACTGCAACCTAGTACTCTGCTGCAAATTCATGACTTACTTCAACTCGATCACTCCGGTGATGAACTCTTAAACT TTTGTGTATGTGACTCAGATGGTGAGTCCAGGCTCAGCTCCACTGAGGTCCAAAGAGAGAAAACAGGGGGCGTAATCAGTCGGAGTAGGTGGGACGACATGGAACCGCGTCAGAGGTCAACACACCAggatg ATTGTTTGGACATATCGCCTCCAGATCAAAACCACTATCTG GGAAGTGAAATGGGCCGACTTCCACGAGGATCTCTGCTGGAGTCAGAGAGTGCCTTCCTCG CCACTTTGGGAGAAGATTTTCCAGTACCAAGCTCCCCAGATGTTAACATGACACACCAACCCTCAGCTCGGGAAAGGAGGAGGCTGACCAGACGGTGCCCATACCCACAG GAAGAAGAGTCCTCCTATGACAACCCTTTCCACATAAGTAGCCGGAAGCAGAGAGTAGCGGAGTCCAGCATTGAAGAAAAGGACCAGGACAGGATATTCGATTTGAAAGACCCCATTTGTCGTGGAAATACAGCCG GAACTGTATATCTGTCTGATGATGACTCTTTACCTCCCCCGTTTTGCCCCCTCACTCACAATCGTCAAAGTTCAGTAGAATCATTCTCAACTGATCCCTGGATGCGACCAGGTACTTCAGAAACTCTTAAGTGTTTAGAGCGCCCATTGAGGAGGGAGCCATTAACAACGCAGGAGACGGTCCGTTGA
- the LOC133648913 gene encoding centrosome and spindle pole associated protein 1-like isoform X5 codes for MMELDDELENFIRERKARVAQDRASLEEDAPYMEIRAKPHRSYRSTLKENIPPKLTIQEKEEIYSVGLPLGVEYDKKKKRLQHERRMEYRSYMAQQKLLEKKTSDVLKQQTPSWRDAAALTEARRDSYRPPSPSEVTIPSFPEEPSLEPPRHKDKHYEPIDLESEEDRHFKVKLTGSRSRRQQGLDASYEKTQSTRNDRRENEEMPSGFARQGRRSNALKKTDDAEFATGLLIGAIDTAEAVQKKKDRYRQELQEQIAEQKRNKMREKKLELRVAVTRANDPENQHQVEQFGLNKRRDLNFLQPSALGERESSSRCLSNKDKTGSGGRLTPPPDQPRLAFQSPVMEGSSTMDLVEGGMSSNSQPATFFQRAMDTPRIPWVLPHPPLNVMDPSRGNYGEPHHYYRNMVDPNIAYYGHLPYPAMGLPMVYYNIPPGGAVPSHLGDGRPHSGNRLPELPPQSNTKPVNTTAQAGLSPYTTIPPGGAVLSQFGDMRPHSGSRLAQPPQQSKTEPGTSAPLTGLFPPESSRSTKKTNLDYLEGLHKQIQEQQERKRVEREEQERYEAKLKDDMRRHQPWGRGGGGAPLRDSTGHLIADLSQMHKLNEEAKSHPDRRRAAVMTANNRVSGTVPESSCTDTSDRLPGFTHVQTPQLVVGNMFDNQLTQEQFTQQQLRDNEKYKAELKLQIEEKQRKQAEEREQIRLEEEKLDKKVAEDMARIQRDYEEEQEKKKQKEMEVKARVEKQHLLAEQKRKEIESKKAEEKKEAESKKADEKKKAAQEKQCEQEREAQIEMVHRELPPSKSTLERKQQCSSRPPTIESRQSTAPLSEQSVSIPHSPPACRNELRSAAEQREVYSKLSALRQQLHRRLKRMEPEVNLQYEDWDEMDSLFARRQAHQQVDVFEMASRRPQAPVRRHNSRKLQPSTLLQIHDLLQLDHSGDELLNFCVCDSDGESRLSSTEVQREKTGGVISRSRWDDMEPRQRSTHQDDCLDISPPDQNHYLGSEMGRLPRGSLLESESAFLATLGEDFPVPSSPDVNMTHQPSARERRRLTRRCPYPQEEESSYDNPFHISSRKQRVAESSIEEKDQDRIFDLKDPICRGNTAGTVYLSDDDSLPPPFCPLTHNRQSSVESFSTDPWMRPGTSETLKCLERPLRREPLTTQETVR; via the exons CAAAAGCTGCTTGAAAAGAAGACAAGCGATGTTCTCAAACAGCAAACACCTTCATGGAGGGATGCAGCCGCTTTGACAGAAGCCAGAAGGGACTCTTATAGGCCTCCTTCCCCTTCTGAGGTCACGATCCCCTCCTTTCCTGAAGAGCCATCCTTGGAACCTCCCAGACACAAAGACAAGCATTATGAGCCCATTGACCTAGAATCAGAGGAGGATCGGCATTTTAAGGTGAAGCTAACAGGCTCCAGGAGTAGGAGGCAACAAGGTTTGGATGCCAGTTATGAGAAGACCCAATCTACAAGGAATGATAGAAG GGAGAATGAAGAGATGCCTTCGGGTTTTGCCAGACAAGGCCGGAGATCAAACGCCCTGAAGAAAACTGATGACGCTGAATTTGCTACCGGCCTTCTAATCG GAGCCATTGATACAGCTGAAGCCGTGCAGAAGAAGAAGGACCGCTACAGGCAGGAGCTGCAAGAACAGATAGCCGAGCAGAAAAGAAACAAGATGAG AGAGAAAAAATTGGAGCTAAGAGTTGCTGTAACGAGGGCAAACGATCCAGAGAATCAG CACCAAGTTGAGCAGTTTGGACTGAACAAGAGAAGGGACCTTAACTTCCTGCAGCCTTCAGCGTTGGGAGAGAGAGAATCTTCATCCAGATGTTTATCTAATAAAGACAAAACTGGCAGTGGTGGCAGGCTGACGCCTCCACCCGATCAACCCCGTTTGGCTTTTCAGTCTCCAGTGATGGAGGGCAGCTCCACCATGGACCTGGTGGAAGGTGGAATGTCTTCTAATAGCCAGCCTGCTACCTTCTTCCAAAGAGCTATGGATACTCCAAG AATTCCCTGGGTGCTTCCTCACCCTCCTCTTAATGTCATGGACCCCTCCCGAGGCAACTATGGCGAGCCTCATCACTActatagaaacatggttgacccAAACATTGCCTACT ATGGTCATTTGCCTTACCCTGCTATGGGTCTTCCCATGGTTTACTACAACATACCACCAGGAGGAGCTGTGCCCAGTCATTTGGGTGATGGGAGACCCCATAGTGGAAACAGGCTTCCTGAGCTCCCACCACA GTCCAATACTAAGCCTGTTAATACAACCGCCCAGGCTGGGCTTTCCCCTTATACCACCATACCACCAGGAGGCGCTGTGCTCAGTCAATTTGGTGATATGAGGCCCCACAGTGGAAGCAGGCTTGCTCAGCCTCCACAGCA GTCCAAGACTGAGCCGGGTACTTCGGCCCCCCTTACTGGGCTTTTTCCCCCAGAGAGTTCCCGATCAACCAAGAAAACAAATTTGGACTACTTAGAGGGCCTACACAAACAG ATTCAAGAGCAGCAGGAGCGAAAGCGTGTGGAGAGGGAGGAGCAGGAGCGTTACGAGGCAAAATTGAAGGACGACATGAGAAGACATCAACCTTGGGGTCGAGGTGGAGGCGGAGCCCCACTCAGAGACAGTACAGGACATTTAATTG CTGACCTTAGCCAGATGCACAAGCTGAATGAAGAGGCCAAGAGCCACCCAGATCGAAGGAGAGCAGCTGTGATGACAGCCAACAACAGGGTCTCTGGTACTGTACCAGAGAGCAGTTGCACTGACACTAGTGACCGGCTCCCTG gcTTCACCCATGTCCAAACGCCCCAGTTGGTAGTGGGCAATATGTTTGACAACCAGCTCACACAGGAGCAGTTCACACAGCAGCAGCTCCGTGACAACGAGAAGTACAAAGCTGAACTCAAACTGCAG ATAGAGGAGAAGCAGCGTAAACAGGCAGAGGAAAGGGAACAGATCAGGCTGGAGGAAGAAAAGTTAGATAAGAAGGTGGCAGAGGACATGGCTCGCATCCAGAGAGACTACGAAGAAGAACAAGAGAAGAAGAAACAAAAGGAGATGGAG GTTAAGGCCAGAGTCGAGAAACAACATCTGCTGGCAGAACAGAAACGGAAGGAAATAGAAAGTAAGAAGGCAGAGGAGAAGAAAGAAGCAGAAAGTAAAAAGGCAGACGAAAAGAAGAAAGCAGCACAGGAGAAGCAGTGTGAACAAGAGAGGGAAGCCCAAATAGAAATG GTTCACAGGGAATTGCCCCCATCAAAGTCCACCTTGGAGAGGAAACAGCAGTGCAGCTCTAGGCCTCCCACCATTGAGAGCCGACAATCCACTGCTCCGCTTTCT GAACAATCTGTGTCTATCCCCCATTCTCCACCTGCTTGTAGGAATGAACTTCGATCTGCAG CTGAGCAACGGGAGGTGTACAGCAAATTGTCAGCATTGCGTCAGCAGCTTCACCGTAGGCTAAAACGAATGGAGCCAGAAGTCAATCTACAATATGAAGATTGGGATGAAATGGACTCCCTTTTTGCTCGAAG ACAAGCGCACCAGCAAGTGGATGTGTTTGAAATGGCCAGCCGGCGGCCCCAGGCTCCAGTTCGAAGGCACAACTCCAGGAAACTGCAACCTAGTACTCTGCTGCAAATTCATGACTTACTTCAACTCGATCACTCCGGTGATGAACTCTTAAACT TTTGTGTATGTGACTCAGATGGTGAGTCCAGGCTCAGCTCCACTGAGGTCCAAAGAGAGAAAACAGGGGGCGTAATCAGTCGGAGTAGGTGGGACGACATGGAACCGCGTCAGAGGTCAACACACCAggatg ATTGTTTGGACATATCGCCTCCAGATCAAAACCACTATCTG GGAAGTGAAATGGGCCGACTTCCACGAGGATCTCTGCTGGAGTCAGAGAGTGCCTTCCTCG CCACTTTGGGAGAAGATTTTCCAGTACCAAGCTCCCCAGATGTTAACATGACACACCAACCCTCAGCTCGGGAAAGGAGGAGGCTGACCAGACGGTGCCCATACCCACAG GAAGAAGAGTCCTCCTATGACAACCCTTTCCACATAAGTAGCCGGAAGCAGAGAGTAGCGGAGTCCAGCATTGAAGAAAAGGACCAGGACAGGATATTCGATTTGAAAGACCCCATTTGTCGTGGAAATACAGCCG GAACTGTATATCTGTCTGATGATGACTCTTTACCTCCCCCGTTTTGCCCCCTCACTCACAATCGTCAAAGTTCAGTAGAATCATTCTCAACTGATCCCTGGATGCGACCAGGTACTTCAGAAACTCTTAAGTGTTTAGAGCGCCCATTGAGGAGGGAGCCATTAACAACGCAGGAGACGGTCCGTTGA
- the LOC133648913 gene encoding centrosome and spindle pole associated protein 1-like isoform X2, with translation MMELDDELENFIRERKARVAQDRASLEEDAPYMEIRAKPHRSYRSTLKENIPPKLTIQEKEIYSVGLPLGVEYDKKKKRLQHERRMEYRSYMAQQKLLEKKTSDVLKQQTPSWRDAAALTEARRDSYRPPSPSEVTIPSFPEEPSLEPPRHKDKHYEPIDLESEEDRHFKVKLTGSRSRRQQGLDASYEKTQSTRNDRRENEEMPSGFARQGRRSNALKKTDDAEFATGLLIGAIDTAEAVQKKKDRYRQELQEQIAEQKRNKMREKKLELRVAVTRANDPENQHQVEQFGLNKRRDLNFLQPSALGERESSSRCLSNKDKTGSGGRLTPPPDQPRLAFQSPVMEGSSTMDLVEGGMSSNSQPATFFQRAMDTPRIPWVLPHPPLNVMDPSRGNYGEPHHYYRNMVDPNIAYYGHLPYPAMGLPMVYYNIPPGGAVPSHLGDGRPHSGNRLPELPPQSNTKPVNTTAQAGLSPYTTIPPGGAVLSQFGDMRPHSGSRLAQPPQQSKTEPGTSAPLTGLFPPESSRSTKKTNLDYLEGLHKQGDARKGDSRLFNKIQEQQERKRVEREEQERYEAKLKDDMRRHQPWGRGGGGAPLRDSTGHLIADLSQMHKLNEEAKSHPDRRRAAVMTANNRVSGTVPESSCTDTSDRLPGFTHVQTPQLVVGNMFDNQLTQEQFTQQQLRDNEKYKAELKLQIEEKQRKQAEEREQIRLEEEKLDKKVAEDMARIQRDYEEEQEKKKQKEMEVKARVEKQHLLAEQKRKEIESKKAEEKKEAESKKADEKKKAAQEKQCEQEREAQIEMVHRELPPSKSTLERKQQCSSRPPTIESRQSTAPLSEQSVSIPHSPPACRNELRSAAEQREVYSKLSALRQQLHRRLKRMEPEVNLQYEDWDEMDSLFARRQAHQQVDVFEMASRRPQAPVRRHNSRKLQPSTLLQIHDLLQLDHSGDELLNFCVCDSDGESRLSSTEVQREKTGGVISRSRWDDMEPRQRSTHQDDCLDISPPDQNHYLGSEMGRLPRGSLLESESAFLATLGEDFPVPSSPDVNMTHQPSARERRRLTRRCPYPQEEESSYDNPFHISSRKQRVAESSIEEKDQDRIFDLKDPICRGNTAGTVYLSDDDSLPPPFCPLTHNRQSSVESFSTDPWMRPGTSETLKCLERPLRREPLTTQETVR, from the exons CAAAAGCTGCTTGAAAAGAAGACAAGCGATGTTCTCAAACAGCAAACACCTTCATGGAGGGATGCAGCCGCTTTGACAGAAGCCAGAAGGGACTCTTATAGGCCTCCTTCCCCTTCTGAGGTCACGATCCCCTCCTTTCCTGAAGAGCCATCCTTGGAACCTCCCAGACACAAAGACAAGCATTATGAGCCCATTGACCTAGAATCAGAGGAGGATCGGCATTTTAAGGTGAAGCTAACAGGCTCCAGGAGTAGGAGGCAACAAGGTTTGGATGCCAGTTATGAGAAGACCCAATCTACAAGGAATGATAGAAG GGAGAATGAAGAGATGCCTTCGGGTTTTGCCAGACAAGGCCGGAGATCAAACGCCCTGAAGAAAACTGATGACGCTGAATTTGCTACCGGCCTTCTAATCG GAGCCATTGATACAGCTGAAGCCGTGCAGAAGAAGAAGGACCGCTACAGGCAGGAGCTGCAAGAACAGATAGCCGAGCAGAAAAGAAACAAGATGAG AGAGAAAAAATTGGAGCTAAGAGTTGCTGTAACGAGGGCAAACGATCCAGAGAATCAG CACCAAGTTGAGCAGTTTGGACTGAACAAGAGAAGGGACCTTAACTTCCTGCAGCCTTCAGCGTTGGGAGAGAGAGAATCTTCATCCAGATGTTTATCTAATAAAGACAAAACTGGCAGTGGTGGCAGGCTGACGCCTCCACCCGATCAACCCCGTTTGGCTTTTCAGTCTCCAGTGATGGAGGGCAGCTCCACCATGGACCTGGTGGAAGGTGGAATGTCTTCTAATAGCCAGCCTGCTACCTTCTTCCAAAGAGCTATGGATACTCCAAG AATTCCCTGGGTGCTTCCTCACCCTCCTCTTAATGTCATGGACCCCTCCCGAGGCAACTATGGCGAGCCTCATCACTActatagaaacatggttgacccAAACATTGCCTACT ATGGTCATTTGCCTTACCCTGCTATGGGTCTTCCCATGGTTTACTACAACATACCACCAGGAGGAGCTGTGCCCAGTCATTTGGGTGATGGGAGACCCCATAGTGGAAACAGGCTTCCTGAGCTCCCACCACA GTCCAATACTAAGCCTGTTAATACAACCGCCCAGGCTGGGCTTTCCCCTTATACCACCATACCACCAGGAGGCGCTGTGCTCAGTCAATTTGGTGATATGAGGCCCCACAGTGGAAGCAGGCTTGCTCAGCCTCCACAGCA GTCCAAGACTGAGCCGGGTACTTCGGCCCCCCTTACTGGGCTTTTTCCCCCAGAGAGTTCCCGATCAACCAAGAAAACAAATTTGGACTACTTAGAGGGCCTACACAAACAG GGCGATGCCAGGAAAGGGGACAGCCGGCTTTTCAACAAG ATTCAAGAGCAGCAGGAGCGAAAGCGTGTGGAGAGGGAGGAGCAGGAGCGTTACGAGGCAAAATTGAAGGACGACATGAGAAGACATCAACCTTGGGGTCGAGGTGGAGGCGGAGCCCCACTCAGAGACAGTACAGGACATTTAATTG CTGACCTTAGCCAGATGCACAAGCTGAATGAAGAGGCCAAGAGCCACCCAGATCGAAGGAGAGCAGCTGTGATGACAGCCAACAACAGGGTCTCTGGTACTGTACCAGAGAGCAGTTGCACTGACACTAGTGACCGGCTCCCTG gcTTCACCCATGTCCAAACGCCCCAGTTGGTAGTGGGCAATATGTTTGACAACCAGCTCACACAGGAGCAGTTCACACAGCAGCAGCTCCGTGACAACGAGAAGTACAAAGCTGAACTCAAACTGCAG ATAGAGGAGAAGCAGCGTAAACAGGCAGAGGAAAGGGAACAGATCAGGCTGGAGGAAGAAAAGTTAGATAAGAAGGTGGCAGAGGACATGGCTCGCATCCAGAGAGACTACGAAGAAGAACAAGAGAAGAAGAAACAAAAGGAGATGGAG GTTAAGGCCAGAGTCGAGAAACAACATCTGCTGGCAGAACAGAAACGGAAGGAAATAGAAAGTAAGAAGGCAGAGGAGAAGAAAGAAGCAGAAAGTAAAAAGGCAGACGAAAAGAAGAAAGCAGCACAGGAGAAGCAGTGTGAACAAGAGAGGGAAGCCCAAATAGAAATG GTTCACAGGGAATTGCCCCCATCAAAGTCCACCTTGGAGAGGAAACAGCAGTGCAGCTCTAGGCCTCCCACCATTGAGAGCCGACAATCCACTGCTCCGCTTTCT GAACAATCTGTGTCTATCCCCCATTCTCCACCTGCTTGTAGGAATGAACTTCGATCTGCAG CTGAGCAACGGGAGGTGTACAGCAAATTGTCAGCATTGCGTCAGCAGCTTCACCGTAGGCTAAAACGAATGGAGCCAGAAGTCAATCTACAATATGAAGATTGGGATGAAATGGACTCCCTTTTTGCTCGAAG ACAAGCGCACCAGCAAGTGGATGTGTTTGAAATGGCCAGCCGGCGGCCCCAGGCTCCAGTTCGAAGGCACAACTCCAGGAAACTGCAACCTAGTACTCTGCTGCAAATTCATGACTTACTTCAACTCGATCACTCCGGTGATGAACTCTTAAACT TTTGTGTATGTGACTCAGATGGTGAGTCCAGGCTCAGCTCCACTGAGGTCCAAAGAGAGAAAACAGGGGGCGTAATCAGTCGGAGTAGGTGGGACGACATGGAACCGCGTCAGAGGTCAACACACCAggatg ATTGTTTGGACATATCGCCTCCAGATCAAAACCACTATCTG GGAAGTGAAATGGGCCGACTTCCACGAGGATCTCTGCTGGAGTCAGAGAGTGCCTTCCTCG CCACTTTGGGAGAAGATTTTCCAGTACCAAGCTCCCCAGATGTTAACATGACACACCAACCCTCAGCTCGGGAAAGGAGGAGGCTGACCAGACGGTGCCCATACCCACAG GAAGAAGAGTCCTCCTATGACAACCCTTTCCACATAAGTAGCCGGAAGCAGAGAGTAGCGGAGTCCAGCATTGAAGAAAAGGACCAGGACAGGATATTCGATTTGAAAGACCCCATTTGTCGTGGAAATACAGCCG GAACTGTATATCTGTCTGATGATGACTCTTTACCTCCCCCGTTTTGCCCCCTCACTCACAATCGTCAAAGTTCAGTAGAATCATTCTCAACTGATCCCTGGATGCGACCAGGTACTTCAGAAACTCTTAAGTGTTTAGAGCGCCCATTGAGGAGGGAGCCATTAACAACGCAGGAGACGGTCCGTTGA